Proteins encoded within one genomic window of Manduca sexta isolate Smith_Timp_Sample1 chromosome 18, JHU_Msex_v1.0, whole genome shotgun sequence:
- the LOC115443380 gene encoding BTB/POZ domain-containing protein KCTD9 yields MKRVYVYKDRSEENGKVIAVEETMESLKSQVIKHFQMKEENVRLYTANGCELLDVRVVRDEEKLYINVEIKNAGDKIDVAMKKMDLSDKSKSVSDWITLNVGGQHFTTSRSTLLAKEPLSMLARMFADDNNMYLMNPSITDSTGAYLIDRSPVYFEPILNYLRHGNVILDKHVNPKGVIEEAIFYGIESMIPHLSKLVDEPNSSSGSDRPLTRMDVARSIIMTPTNSELRFQGVNLAGADLNRLDLKYINFKYACLSRCNLSGANLSHCCLERADLSHANLEGTQLLGVKALCANMEGANLKGCNMEDPAGSRAVLEGVNLKGANLEGSNMAGVNLRVATLKNANLQNCDLRAAVLAGADLECCDLSGSDLHEANLRGANLKDAAFELMLTPLHMSQTIR; encoded by the exons atGAAACGTGTGTACGTATATAAGGACAGAAGCGAGGAAAATGGCAAAGTTATCGCCGTCGAGGAGACTATGGAAAGTTTAAAATCACAAGTGATAAAACACTTTCAAATGAAGGAGGAAAACGTAAGGTTGTACACTGCAAACGGTTGTGAATTACTTGACGTGCGAGTCGTGAGGGATGAGGAAAAACTATACATTAACGTAGAAATTAAAAATGCTGGCGATAAAATCGATGTAGCTATGAAAAAAATGGACTTGAGTGACAAATCTAAGTCTGTATCTGATTGGATTACCTTAAATGTTGGTGGCCAGCACTTTACTACTTCGCGGTCGACTCTGCTTGCAAAAGAGCCACTTTCCATGCTGGCCAGGATGTTTGCagatgataataatatgtatttaatgaaCCCTAGTATAACAGATTCTACTGGTGCCTACCTAATAGACAGGAGTCCAGTGTATTTCGAACCTATACTTAACTATTTGAGGCATGGCAATGTAATATTAGACAAGCATGTTAATCCTAAAGGTGTGATTGAGGAAGCTATATTTTATG GGATAGAATCAATGATCCCACATCTAAGTAAACTGGTAGATGAGCCCAACAGCAGTAGTGGCAGTGACCGACCATTAACAAGGATGGATGTCGCAAGATCCATAATCATGACACCAACTAATTCTGAACTGAGATTCCAAGGAGTCAACCTAGCAGGAGCAGATTTAAATAGGTTGGACTTGAAGTACATTAATTTTAAG TATGCTTGCCTGTCCAGGTGCAATCTCAGTGGGGCGAACTTATCCCACTGTTGTTTGGAGAGAGCTGATTTATCCCATGCTAACTTAGAGGGCACTCAACTACTTGGAGTCAAGGCTTTGTGTGCAAATATGGAAG GTGCAAATTTAAAAGGTTGTAACATGGAAGATCCTGCAGGGTCAAGGGCTGTTTTGGAAGGAGTAaatttaaaag gtgcTAATCTAGAAGGTAGCAACATGGCTGGTGTGAACTTAAGAGTGGCCACTCTAAAAAATGCTAACTTACAAAACTGTGATCTCAGAGCAGCAGTGCTTGCTGGAGCCGATTTGGAG TGTTGTGACTTATCCGGCAGCGACCTTCACGAAGCTAATCTGCGCGGTGCTAATCTCAAAGATGCTGCGTTCGAGCTTATGCTGACACCGCTTCACATGTCCCAAACTATCAGATAA